In Bradyrhizobium sp. 170, the DNA window GACTGAGGATGCCGGGCGCGCAGGCGAAGATTGCCATTGTCCATCATGAACGGCCCCTCGCCGCGACGCCCTTCCATCGACATCATCTCGGTGCCGCCGGCGATCACGAGGTCTTCGGACCCTGACATGATCGAGCTAGCCGCCATGTTGACGCTGGTGATGCCGGAACCGCAAAATCGATCCAGCGTCACCGCGCTGGCGCGCACGTCATAGCCGGCGTCGAGCGCGGACATCCGGCCGAGATCGCCGCTCTGCTGGCCGCGTTGCGAACTGGTGCCCCAGATGATGTCGTCGACATCGGCGGTATTAATGCCGGTGCGATCGGCCAGCGCGCGCAAAACCGTTGCGCCGAGCTGCTGCGGATGGATGCCCGACAAGGCGCCCTTGCCGGCTTTGCCGACGCCCCGCGGCGTCCTGCATGCATCGATGATCAGCGCGTCAACCATGGTATTTTCCTTAAGTTTATTGATTGGCCGCATTTGCTGCCGATCGATCTATAAAGTCAATTTGCTTGTCTCCGGCCTTTCTCTACCCCTCTACCGTACCCGCAACGCCAGGATTTTTTCCGCCGCGCGCAAATGCGGCTTGTCGATCATCTTGCCGTCGATCTTCACGACGCCTGAAGTCGGGTTGTCGTTGAATGCCTTGACCACTTTCTCCGACCAGGCGATCTCCTCATCCGTCGGCATGAAGGCTGCATTGACGACGTCGACATGCTTGGGATGAATGACGGCCTTGGCGAGGAACCCGTCCTGACGCGCAGCGACAGACTCTTCCCTGAGCGCACCGAGATCGTTGATATCGGTCGCAATGGTGTCGATGGCGACGACGCCGGCCGCAGCCGCACTGATCAGACAGAGGTCGCGCGCCAGTAGAAACGGCCCGTGGAAGCGGCCACCGGTGCGGTTTCGCGACGCGCCGAGCGACGCCGCTAGATCCTCGGCACCCCACATCATGCCCCACAGCCGCGGGCTCATGTTCTCGAAGTCGAGCAGCTTGAGCACTGCCCTCGCTGTCTCCGTCGCCACCGTCACTATTCTCGTGGAGCCATGTTCAATCCCGGCGGCGGCCTCGAAGGCATCGAGATAGAGCGAGAGACGATTGACGTCCGCAGCGCCGGCGCATTTCGGCAGCACGATGCCGTCGGGCCGGCCCGGCATGACGGCCGCGAGGTCGCCAAGCGTCATGTCCGTGTCGAGCGCATTGACGCGGACATATATCTTCTGGTTCGGATTCCGGGCATCGAGCATCTCGCGCACCGTACGCCGCGCGCCGACTTTCTCGTCCGGCGCAATCGAATCCTCGAGATCGAGGATCAGCGCATCAGCCGCAGTCTTCTTGGCGTTTTCGAACTTGCGCTGGCTGTCGCCGGGAACGAACAGGAATGATCGCATCGGCCTACGCCTTCGGTTTGCAATGCATCAGGCCGGTGCGGCGACAACTTGCCACCACCTCGTCGCGCTGATTGGTCATGGTGTGCTCGAACTCGACGATGCCCTGGTTCGGCCGCGACTTGCTTTCACGCTTGGAGATAATTTTGGTGTGCGCCTTGAGCGTATCGCCGTGAAACACCGGCTTTGGAAACTTAACGTCGGTCATGCCGAGGTTGCCGATCGTGGTGCCAAGCGTCGTATCGTAAACGCTCATCCCGATCATGATGCCGAGCGTATAGATGCTGTTGAATAGCCGCTGGCCGAACTCGGTATTTTCGGAGAAATGCGCATCGATATGCAGCGGCTGCGGGTTCATGGTCAGCAGGCTGAACATCGTGTTGTCCATCTCGGTCACGGTCCTTGAGAATTCATGATGAAATTCCCGGCCGACCTCGAACTCCTCGAAATACAATCCAGCCATCAGCGTCCCCTGTAGTTCGGCGTCCGCTTCTCGACGAACGCATTCAAGCCTTCCTGACAGTCCTCCGTCGTTGCGACAAG includes these proteins:
- a CDS encoding CoA ester lyase, with protein sequence MRSFLFVPGDSQRKFENAKKTAADALILDLEDSIAPDEKVGARRTVREMLDARNPNQKIYVRVNALDTDMTLGDLAAVMPGRPDGIVLPKCAGAADVNRLSLYLDAFEAAAGIEHGSTRIVTVATETARAVLKLLDFENMSPRLWGMMWGAEDLAASLGASRNRTGGRFHGPFLLARDLCLISAAAAGVVAIDTIATDINDLGALREESVAARQDGFLAKAVIHPKHVDVVNAAFMPTDEEIAWSEKVVKAFNDNPTSGVVKIDGKMIDKPHLRAAEKILALRVR
- a CDS encoding MaoC family dehydratase; protein product: MAGLYFEEFEVGREFHHEFSRTVTEMDNTMFSLLTMNPQPLHIDAHFSENTEFGQRLFNSIYTLGIMIGMSVYDTTLGTTIGNLGMTDVKFPKPVFHGDTLKAHTKIISKRESKSRPNQGIVEFEHTMTNQRDEVVASCRRTGLMHCKPKA